In Triticum aestivum cultivar Chinese Spring chromosome 5B, IWGSC CS RefSeq v2.1, whole genome shotgun sequence, the following proteins share a genomic window:
- the LOC123116410 gene encoding uncharacterized protein has product MASQLVENHRAGAEVVKGGNVCKKRSAELLEELGLPKGPFPMSDIEEVGYNRENGFVWMLQKKNEHTFKKIKQTVSYATEVTAFIEKGKIKKVTRVKVKELFLWLSLVEVYVNESSTEKVTFKVGTGLSDTHDASAFALGE; this is encoded by the coding sequence ATGGCGTCCCAGCTGGTCGAGAACCACCGCGCCGGCGCCGAGGTCGTCAAGGGGGGCAATGTCTGCAAGAAGAGGTCCGCTGAGCTACTCGAAGAGCTCGGCCTCCCGAAAGGCCCCTTTCCAATGAGCGACATCGAGGAGGTCGGATACAACCGTGAGAACGGGTTCGTGTGGATGCTTCAGAAGAAGAATGAGCACACCTTCAAGAAGATCAAGCAGACTGTCTCCTATGCCACCGAGGTGACCGCTTTCATTGAGAAGGGCAAGATAAAGAAGGTCACTAGGGTCAAGGTCAAGGAGCTGTTTCTGTGGCTCAGTTTGGTCGAGGTCTATGTCAATGAGTCTTCTACTGAAAAGGTCACCTTCAAGGTGGGCACCGGTCTGTCCGACACCCATGATGCATCAGCGTTCGCTCTCGGAGAATAG
- the LOC123112425 gene encoding uncharacterized protein yields the protein MTYLKHLRRCCGEDARRLWASGSCHLKMSFDRLKTEDRKLAYMICNNYERLKVHLESALRTFLLESFKSQSPDTIKKRFASEDKMKQFIQVQTKLTVMQMPSSICSLRQHFINNPAGRIAHLFQNQAYSKDVPTAVKESRILLHKLTQHTIAEHKRGYCWDGQLSLDDWEVIDVTHIYPIAKSVRCTSRAMSNKDLTQIADTVVPNFMINGVIPVFMEHFTNALKSHGTLAEEDFRSWYYAYLLLHPFVMSSIGRANLLRNLYWLLVDLNFEENPFFDTVFKVAPSSDWRDFIMQTPVNYIIWKVFWYKLIPNFNTLPYFNLLGSIIKYHRHLVHHGPDHARDGKVTTMSSTDDSELLAAAHDQDCLAECIKNLLQQKKVTSDVSVVLDAYAVTWEL from the exons ATGACCTACCTCAAGCATCTACGAAG GTGCTGTGGTGAAGATGCACGCCGCCTTTGGGCATCTGGTAGCTGTCACTTAAAGATGAGTTTTGACAGGTTGAAAACAGAAGATCGTAAACTTGCATACATGATATGTAATAACTATGAGAG gTTAAAAGTACATTTGGAGTCTGCCCTCAGAACATTCTTATTGGAATCTTTCAAAAGTCAGAGTCCTGACACCATAAAGAAGAGGTTTGCAAGTGAGGATAAAATGAAACAATTCATTCAAGTCCAAACAAAACTGACAGTTATGCAGATGCCTTCAAG CATATGTTCATTGCGTCAGCACTTCATCAACAATCCTGCAGGCAGAATTGCTCATCTGTTCCAGAACCAGGCCTATAGCAAAGACGTCCCAACAGCAGTAAAAGAGTCAAGGATTCTGCTTCACAAGTTAACACAACATACCATAGCAGAACACAAAAGAGGTTACTGTTGGGATGGTCAATTAAGCCTTGATGACTGGGAAGTCATAGATGTAACTCACATTTATCCAATTGCCAAATCTGTCCGTTGCACCAGTAGAGCAATGTCTAACAAGGACCTTACTCAAATAGCTGACACAGTAGTTCCAAACTTCATGATCAATGGAGTGATTCCTGTGTTTATGGAACACTTCACAAATGCGTTGAAGTCTCATGGCACACTTGCTGAAGAGGATTTCCGATCTTGGTACTATGCATACCTCCTGCTACACCCCTTTGTTATGTCATCGATAGGAAGGGCAAATCTCCTTAGGAATCTGTATTGGCTTCTGGTGGACTTGAATTTTGAGGAAAACCCGTTCTTTGATACTGTTTTCAAAGTAGCTCCTTCTTCAGACTGGCGAGATTTTATCATGCAGACCCCTGTGAACTACATTATCTGGAAGGTTTTCTGGTACAAGCTGATACCAAATTTCAACACCCTTCCTTATTTCAACTTGTTGGGAAGCATTATAAAGTACCATCGCCATCTTGTTCATCATGGTCCTGACCATGCCAGG GATGGCAAGGTGACAACAATGTCGAGCACAGATGACAGCGAGTTACTTGCTGCAGCGCATGACCAGGATTGCCTCGCAGAGTGCATCAAGAACCTTCTGCAACAGAAGAAAGTGACCAGCGA CGTCAGTGTTGTGCTTGACGCTTACGCTGTGACATGGGAGCTGTGA